From the Brassica napus cultivar Da-Ae chromosome A8, Da-Ae, whole genome shotgun sequence genome, one window contains:
- the LOC125576991 gene encoding protein trichome berefringence-like 7, with translation MSSFTKSTSFNRRALSSLSVESPRSTSSTAFNSPIGSAFASPRTFGGSPRPYTNRLKEISYLFQVLIVAGTLVSFLVIIAGGYLYVVPSLGYNGALQFNDTSVIINSKECDIFDGSWVVDDSYPLYNASECPFVEKGFNCLGNGRGHDEYLKWRWKPKHCNVPRFQVRDVLERLRGKRIVFVGDSMSRTQWESLICMLMTGLDDKRSVYEVNGNNITKRIRFLGVRFSSFNFTVEFYRSVFLVQPGKLLRWHAPKRVKSTLKLDVLDVINNEWSSADYLVFNTGQWWVPGKLFETGCYFQVGNSLRLGMSIPSAYRVALETWASWIETKIDPNKTRVLFRTFEPSHWSDHRSCNVTKYPTPDTQGRDRSIFSEMIKEVVKNMTVPVSVLDVTSMSAFRSDGHVGLWSDNPLVPDCSHWCLPGVPDIWNEILLFFLFRQQVP, from the exons ATGAGTAGTTTCACAAAGAGCACATCGTTCAATAGAAGAGCATTGAGTTCTTTATCTGTAGAAAGCCCTAGGAGCACCTCTTCAACCGCCTTCAACAGCCCCATTGGCTCAGCTTTCGCTAGCCCGAGAACGTTCGGAGGAAGTCCACGGCCTTATACAAACCGGTTAAAAGAGATCTCCTACTTGTTTCAAGTCCTCATCGTCGCAGGAACACTTGTCTCGTTTCTTGTCATCATAGCTGGTGGTTACCTCTACGTTGTTCCTAGCCTCGGTTATAATGGTGCATTGCAGTTTAATGACACCTCTGTTATAATTAATAGTAAGGAGTGTGACATATTCGATGGGAGTTGGGTGGTTGACGATAGCTACCCTTTGTACAACGCGTCTGAATGTCCGTTCGTGGAGAAAGGGTTTAACTGTTTAGGCAACGGGCGTGGGCACGATGAGTATCTAAAGTGGAGGTGGAAGCCTAAGCATTGTAACGTCCCGAGGTTCCAAGTGCGTGATGTCTTGGAGAGGTTGAGAGGTAAAAGGATAGTCTTTGTGGGAGATTCGATGAGTAGGACGCAGTGGGAGTCTTTGATATGTATGTTGATGACGGGTTTGGATGATAAGAGGAGTGTTTATGAAGTCAACGGGAACAATATAACGAAGAGGATAAGGTTCTTGGGTGTGAGGTTTAGTTCTTTTAACTTCACGGTTGAGTTCTATAGATCGGTTTTCTTGGTTCAGCCTGGGAAGTTGTTGCGTTGGCACGCGCCGAAACGTGTAAAGTCCACGTTGAAGCTGGATGTTTTGGATGTGATTAACAATGAGTGGAGCTCTGCGGATTATCTTGTTTTCAATACTGGTCAGTGGTGGGTGCCTGGGAAGCTTTTCGAAAC TGGTTGTTACTTTCAGGTTGGGAACTCACTGAGGCTCGGGATGTCGATTCCTTCAGCGTATAGAGTAGCGTTAGAGACATGGGCGTCATGGATAGAGACTAAGATTGATCCTAACAAAACTCGTGTGTTGTTTCGTACCTTTGAGCCATCGCATTGGAG TGATCATAGATCATGCAATGTGACGAAGTATCCAACCCCGGATACACAAGGAAGAGACAGAAGCATATTCTCTGAAATGATCAAAGAAGTAGTCAAGAATATGACGGTTCCGGTGTCGGTTTTGGATGTAACTTCGATGTCAGCGTTTAGAAGTGATGGTCATGTGGGTTTATGGAGT